The Bacteriovorax sp. Seq25_V genome has a window encoding:
- a CDS encoding lytic transglycosylase domain-containing protein has product MNLLKVALFSLSFSAAFAQLNNNDIQAAKYIAELERNLLRSNFKTSTINQAKQFASSSKTFKRYLPEIELIQEITKAKNFDCTKLKSNQDRPWGNNLTIKTRSYCYQIQLSKFSKLKNINADKKTWIANTIKFFLENDQSTLVDLLTKLNSKSDLFNHLLNETVEISLEEDITLPQKLLDLIDINSKITSLFQKKLPLSRRNKIILTKEFIKLARSLANEDTPPAQADYLISFHNSNKQFIYPKSAWKRVIIAGQDLKDRGFEKQAFKLFKYAISISQNNDNRNDAIFQALWISLSEKKFNDTLGIISQLKLVEDFSRLSSKNKFWIAYSLYKEGESSMSQHLFNLLIKNNPLNYYSIIAQNYVPHIDEKFMKNKFKSRSHTLLKIKDGDLAKSEFNNLNEMLVWKELNYSSKVDRFIAHFSSLEANDLISSKTLLNDYTKEELEEAKLYFFLDVFKNNNDYLSSFKYLSRIIDSDDYNFNNLDISSLFPTKHLTTIKNHSGNIDPLLVLSIIRQESAFNEKAQSHVGARGLMQLMPSTAKMMGRIRNNDELFVPAQNIKYGVKYLNKLLNRFEGNLILTLSSYNAGPTKVSRWVKNRFVHDDPIFLIEEIPYKETRLYVKLIYRNLFFYNLLDNNYIFDKSLKNTFKVVSNSTKLSKR; this is encoded by the coding sequence TGCAGAACTTGAACGCAACCTACTACGTAGTAACTTCAAAACTTCTACAATCAATCAAGCTAAACAGTTTGCAAGCAGCTCTAAAACGTTCAAAAGATATCTACCAGAAATCGAACTTATTCAAGAGATCACAAAAGCTAAAAATTTTGATTGTACAAAACTCAAGAGTAATCAAGATAGACCTTGGGGAAATAATCTTACTATTAAAACAAGAAGCTACTGCTATCAGATCCAATTATCTAAATTTTCTAAGCTAAAAAATATCAATGCGGATAAAAAGACATGGATTGCCAATACAATTAAGTTCTTTCTAGAGAATGACCAGTCAACTTTGGTAGACCTGCTAACAAAGCTTAATAGTAAAAGTGACTTGTTCAACCATTTACTAAATGAGACTGTAGAGATCTCGCTAGAAGAAGATATTACTCTTCCACAAAAACTACTTGATCTCATAGATATCAATTCAAAAATCACGAGTTTATTTCAAAAGAAACTTCCACTTTCAAGAAGAAATAAAATTATCCTAACAAAAGAATTCATCAAGCTTGCACGTTCTCTAGCAAACGAGGACACTCCTCCAGCACAGGCTGATTATCTCATATCTTTTCATAATTCTAACAAGCAATTTATATATCCAAAATCTGCTTGGAAGAGAGTGATCATTGCAGGACAAGACCTAAAGGATCGTGGATTTGAAAAACAGGCTTTTAAATTATTTAAGTACGCGATCTCAATTAGCCAAAACAATGACAATCGTAACGATGCTATTTTTCAAGCACTATGGATTTCACTATCTGAAAAGAAATTTAATGATACTCTTGGAATTATCAGTCAACTTAAGCTTGTAGAAGACTTTTCAAGATTAAGTTCAAAGAATAAGTTTTGGATTGCTTATTCACTTTATAAAGAAGGTGAATCTTCAATGTCTCAACATTTGTTTAACCTGCTGATCAAAAACAATCCATTGAATTATTACTCAATCATTGCTCAGAACTATGTACCACATATTGATGAAAAGTTTATGAAAAACAAGTTCAAGTCTCGTAGTCACACTCTACTGAAAATTAAAGATGGCGATCTTGCAAAGTCTGAGTTTAATAATTTGAATGAAATGCTTGTATGGAAAGAACTAAACTATTCATCTAAAGTCGATCGCTTCATTGCACATTTCTCAAGTCTTGAGGCAAATGATTTAATTTCTTCAAAAACATTATTAAATGATTACACAAAAGAAGAACTTGAAGAAGCAAAGCTTTATTTCTTTCTTGATGTCTTTAAAAATAATAATGACTATCTTTCTTCATTCAAATACCTATCTCGTATTATCGATAGTGATGATTACAATTTTAATAATCTAGATATCAGCTCGCTTTTCCCTACAAAGCACTTAACTACAATTAAGAATCATTCGGGTAATATTGATCCATTATTAGTTTTATCTATCATCAGACAAGAGTCTGCTTTCAATGAGAAAGCTCAATCTCATGTAGGCGCGCGTGGCTTAATGCAGTTAATGCCAAGTACAGCGAAGATGATGGGGCGTATCAGAAATAATGACGAGCTCTTCGTTCCTGCACAAAATATAAAATACGGTGTTAAATATCTAAACAAACTACTTAATAGATTTGAAGGAAACCTTATTTTAACTTTAAGTTCTTATAATGCTGGGCCGACTAAGGTTTCAAGATGGGTGAAAAATCGTTTTGTTCATGATGACCCGATTTTTCTTATTGAAGAGATTCCATATAAAGAAACAAGACTTTACGTAAAATTAATTTATAGAAATCTCTTCTTTTATAATCTGTTGGATAATAATTATATCTTCGATAAGAGTTTGAAAAATACTTTTAAAGTTGTTTCAAACTCTACCAAATTATCTAAACGTTAA
- the ychF gene encoding redox-regulated ATPase YchF codes for MALNCGIVGLPNVGKSTIFQAITSAPAEAANFPFCTIEPNVGIVNVSDERMQKIADIIGPEKLIPTVVEFVDIAGLVKGASKGEGLGNQFLGNIRQVSAIVHVVRCFDDSNVIHVHGEVNPVDDIETINMELALADLEVVERKLSNLPKLMKNQNKEIASKAKVAQPILETLAKELAEGRSARTLGLSEEDMDVISDLNLITLKKVLYLCNVDEEGIFEDNDYVKAVQKFAADEGSLSMKICGKLESEIASLDTDEEKAEFMEAAGIETTGLATLTKAAYEMLGLRTYFTAGVKEVRAWTFRAGAKAPEAAGVIHSDFERGFIKAEIYHCEDLFTYGTEGKVKEAGKLRMEGKEYVVKDGDVIHFRFNV; via the coding sequence ATGGCGTTAAATTGTGGAATCGTAGGACTTCCAAATGTTGGTAAATCAACAATCTTCCAAGCAATTACTTCTGCACCCGCTGAAGCTGCAAACTTTCCATTTTGTACAATCGAACCAAACGTAGGGATTGTAAACGTAAGTGATGAACGTATGCAAAAGATTGCAGACATAATTGGACCAGAAAAACTAATTCCAACTGTGGTTGAATTTGTTGATATTGCAGGACTTGTTAAAGGTGCATCTAAAGGTGAAGGCCTTGGTAATCAGTTCCTTGGTAACATCAGACAAGTAAGCGCTATTGTTCACGTTGTTCGTTGCTTTGATGACTCAAACGTTATTCACGTGCACGGTGAAGTTAATCCAGTAGATGATATTGAAACAATTAACATGGAACTAGCTCTTGCAGACCTTGAAGTAGTTGAAAGAAAACTTTCAAATCTTCCAAAGTTAATGAAAAATCAAAATAAAGAGATAGCGAGTAAAGCAAAGGTTGCTCAACCAATTCTTGAAACACTTGCAAAAGAACTTGCAGAAGGTAGATCAGCAAGAACACTAGGTCTTTCTGAAGAAGATATGGATGTAATCTCTGACCTAAACCTAATCACTTTGAAAAAAGTTCTTTATCTATGTAACGTAGATGAAGAAGGAATTTTCGAAGATAACGACTATGTTAAGGCCGTACAAAAATTCGCAGCAGATGAAGGCTCTTTATCAATGAAAATATGTGGAAAGCTTGAGTCAGAAATCGCAAGCTTAGATACAGATGAAGAAAAAGCTGAATTTATGGAAGCTGCTGGTATTGAGACTACTGGTCTTGCAACTCTAACAAAGGCAGCATACGAGATGCTAGGCCTAAGAACATATTTCACAGCAGGTGTTAAAGAAGTAAGAGCATGGACGTTTAGAGCAGGTGCTAAAGCTCCTGAAGCTGCTGGTGTAATTCATTCTGATTTTGAAAGAGGATTTATTAAAGCTGAAATTTATCACTGTGAAGACCTATTCACATACGGTACTGAAGGTAAAGTTAAAGAAGCCGGAAAACTCCGTATGGAAGGTAAAGAGTACGTTGTTAAAGATGGTGACGTTATTCACTTCAGATTTAACGTTTAG
- the pth gene encoding aminoacyl-tRNA hydrolase, protein MAKLIVGLGNPGSEYSHTRHNIGWDVFEKLKFYDELIWKEKNKGIYAQYDFDGERIYFLKPQTYMNLSGECVIPFANFFKIDKSDILVIHDELDLNFGVVAFKDGGGLAGHNGLKSIAAQYGDQNFKRLRMGIGRPQHGSVSDWVLGRYHGDDAIAIDTYLEKAVRAIETYMKSGFTIALQRYNKKNLLK, encoded by the coding sequence ATGGCGAAACTAATTGTTGGCCTGGGAAATCCAGGTTCAGAATATTCTCATACAAGACATAATATTGGTTGGGACGTATTTGAAAAATTGAAATTCTATGATGAACTAATCTGGAAAGAAAAAAATAAGGGGATTTACGCCCAGTATGATTTTGATGGGGAAAGAATTTACTTTTTAAAGCCTCAAACATACATGAATCTTTCTGGTGAATGTGTCATTCCTTTTGCAAACTTCTTCAAGATTGATAAGAGTGATATTCTCGTAATTCATGATGAACTTGACCTTAATTTTGGTGTCGTGGCATTCAAAGATGGGGGAGGCCTAGCTGGGCATAATGGACTAAAGTCAATTGCAGCTCAGTATGGTGATCAAAATTTTAAAAGATTAAGAATGGGCATCGGTAGACCCCAACACGGAAGTGTTAGTGATTGGGTACTTGGCAGATATCATGGGGATGATGCTATCGCGATTGATACATATTTAGAAAAAGCTGTAAGAGCAATTGAAACTTATATGAAAAGTGGATTCACTATTGCTCTTCAAAGATATAACAAAAAAAACTTATTGAAATAA
- a CDS encoding ribose-phosphate pyrophosphokinase, with amino-acid sequence MNRIVLVSGSSNPKLSKDISTILDVPLVDPQLVRFANGEVFCEIEKNVRGADVFIIQSTCPPVNDSLMELLIMIDALKRASAKSITAVIPHYGYSRQDRKASPRTPITAKLVADILTVAGATRVITMDLHAGQIQGFFNIPFDNIFASPVLLNYIKKELLTDNTVFVSPDAGGVERVRHYAKKCHLDIAMIDKRRTGKNIAKAMNIIGDVKDKDCIIIDDMIDTAGTLVEACQALKDKGARRVVACATHPVFSGPALERIKNSDAIDRIIVTNTIPLTEEAKSIEKITCLSVADILSKAIHRTFNNDSVSSLFI; translated from the coding sequence GTGAATAGAATAGTCCTTGTTTCGGGATCTTCTAACCCCAAACTTTCCAAAGATATCTCCACTATATTAGATGTTCCTCTGGTTGATCCTCAATTGGTTCGTTTTGCTAATGGCGAAGTATTCTGTGAAATTGAAAAAAATGTTCGTGGTGCAGATGTATTTATAATTCAATCTACATGCCCACCTGTGAATGATAGTTTGATGGAACTATTGATTATGATCGATGCCTTAAAAAGAGCTTCGGCAAAATCAATCACTGCAGTAATTCCACATTACGGTTATTCAAGACAAGATAGAAAGGCAAGTCCAAGAACGCCAATTACAGCGAAGCTTGTGGCCGACATCCTAACCGTTGCGGGAGCAACTCGTGTTATTACGATGGATCTTCATGCAGGACAGATTCAAGGTTTCTTTAATATTCCTTTTGATAATATTTTTGCATCACCAGTACTACTGAACTATATCAAGAAAGAGCTCTTAACTGATAATACGGTATTCGTATCTCCTGATGCTGGTGGTGTTGAACGTGTAAGACATTATGCAAAGAAATGTCACCTAGACATTGCGATGATCGACAAGAGGCGCACAGGGAAGAATATTGCGAAGGCGATGAATATCATCGGTGATGTTAAAGATAAGGATTGTATTATTATCGATGACATGATCGATACTGCGGGAACATTAGTTGAAGCCTGCCAGGCGCTAAAAGATAAAGGTGCTCGTCGTGTTGTTGCTTGTGCTACACACCCTGTTTTTTCTGGTCCAGCACTTGAGAGAATTAAAAACTCTGATGCAATCGATAGAATTATTGTAACAAATACAATTCCACTGACAGAAGAAGCAAAGAGCATTGAAAAGATCACATGTCTCTCTGTTGCAGATATTTTATCAAAAGCAATTCATAGAACATTTAATAACGACTCGGTCAGTTCATTATTTATCTGA